A window of the Butyricimonas faecalis genome harbors these coding sequences:
- the lipA gene encoding lipoyl synthase, whose product MTCCNSRRKPEWLKIKLPKGQSSTEVLNIVRKHNLHTICTSGMCPNQGECWGNRTATFMIGGDVCTRSCKFCNVKTGRPAPLDPAEPENIANSVKLLGLKHAVITSVDRDDLADLGAAHWVKVIEAVKRVNPETTMEVLIPDFQGRRELVQQVIEVRPEVISHNLETVRELSDGVRSRAKYDTSLQVIRQVSESGIVSKSGIMLGLGETREQILRTMDDLLAVGCKVMTIGQYLQPSEANLEVKEYVTPETFQEYERIGLEKGFRYVESGPLVRSSYHAEKHVR is encoded by the coding sequence ATGACGTGTTGTAATAGCAGACGAAAACCGGAATGGTTGAAGATCAAATTACCGAAAGGGCAGAGTTCCACGGAGGTATTAAATATAGTTAGAAAGCATAATCTACATACGATATGTACCAGTGGTATGTGTCCCAACCAGGGCGAATGCTGGGGAAACAGGACGGCAACGTTTATGATTGGCGGGGACGTGTGTACCCGTTCGTGCAAGTTCTGTAACGTGAAAACCGGGCGTCCGGCCCCGTTGGATCCCGCGGAACCGGAAAACATCGCTAATTCAGTGAAATTGCTCGGTTTGAAACACGCCGTGATCACTTCCGTGGATCGGGATGATCTGGCTGATTTGGGTGCGGCTCACTGGGTGAAAGTGATCGAGGCCGTGAAACGGGTGAATCCCGAAACGACAATGGAGGTGCTGATCCCGGATTTCCAGGGACGGCGGGAACTCGTGCAACAGGTGATCGAGGTTCGCCCGGAAGTGATTTCACACAACTTGGAAACGGTGAGAGAATTGTCGGACGGCGTGCGTAGCCGGGCGAAATATGATACCTCCTTGCAGGTGATCCGCCAGGTTTCGGAATCGGGTATCGTTTCCAAATCCGGGATCATGTTGGGATTGGGGGAAACGCGTGAACAAATTCTCCGGACAATGGATGATCTGCTGGCCGTCGGCTGTAAGGTGATGACAATCGGTCAGTACCTGCAACCGTCCGAGGCGAATCTTGAAGTGAAAGAGTACGTGACGCCGGAAACCTTCCAGGAATACGAGCGTATCGGGTTGGAAAAAGGGTTCCGTTACGTGGAGAGCGGTCCGTTGGTTCGCTCCAGTTACCACGCCGAAAAGCATGTGAGATAA
- the lipB gene encoding lipoyl(octanoyl) transferase LipB, which yields MKRTRLIDLGTASYMPVWRQQEELHNEIIAAKLRGEETGNCMIFVEHNHVYTLGKSGNEANMLIGAIQLQAAHAEFVKVNRGGDITYHGPGQLVVYPIIDMANFGVGVKEYVDRLEEVVIRTVGEFGITGERLEGATGVWLDAHTPRARKICAIGIKCSRYVTMHGFALNVNTDLNYFNYINPCGFVDKGVTSIAKEVGHEVPVAEVKTIVKKYFEELFGMDFYTL from the coding sequence ATGAAACGGACACGGTTAATTGATCTGGGAACCGCGAGCTACATGCCCGTGTGGCGGCAGCAGGAAGAACTGCATAACGAGATTATCGCCGCGAAATTACGGGGAGAGGAAACGGGGAATTGCATGATTTTCGTGGAGCATAATCACGTGTACACGCTGGGGAAGAGCGGGAACGAGGCCAATATGCTGATTGGTGCCATCCAGTTGCAGGCTGCTCATGCTGAATTCGTGAAGGTAAACCGGGGTGGGGATATTACGTATCACGGCCCCGGCCAACTGGTCGTGTACCCGATCATTGACATGGCCAATTTCGGGGTGGGTGTAAAAGAGTACGTGGATCGGTTGGAAGAGGTGGTTATCCGTACCGTGGGAGAGTTCGGGATTACCGGGGAACGGTTGGAAGGTGCCACGGGAGTATGGTTGGATGCCCACACGCCCCGGGCCCGCAAGATATGCGCGATCGGGATTAAATGTTCCCGTTACGTGACAATGCATGGTTTCGCGCTAAACGTGAATACGGATTTGAATTATTTCAATTACATCAACCCGTGCGGCTTCGTGGATAAGGGGGTAACTTCTATTGCGAAGGAGGTGGGGCACGAGGTCCCCGTGGCAGAAGTGAAAACGATCGTGAAGAAGTATTTCGAGGAACTTTTCGGGATGGATTTTTACACGCTTTAA